The following proteins come from a genomic window of Edaphobacter sp. 4G125:
- a CDS encoding response regulator — MQKTILLVDDNAIQATVRQAILKRHEYTVITALNPSRALEQLRYGDFLTEIHLVITDHIMPGMTGSTFVRAVRDLHPQIPILVISGLEEAVAEYKDLNIEFRVKPLPPEQLLECVRNLAGPSDPASEPILSHPAPAVA, encoded by the coding sequence ATGCAAAAGACGATTCTTCTTGTTGACGATAACGCAATTCAAGCCACAGTTCGGCAGGCAATCCTAAAACGTCATGAGTACACGGTGATTACAGCGCTCAACCCGTCCAGGGCTCTGGAGCAACTGCGCTATGGAGATTTCCTGACCGAAATCCATCTGGTTATCACCGATCACATCATGCCAGGCATGACCGGAAGTACCTTCGTTCGGGCAGTTCGAGATCTGCATCCCCAGATTCCAATTCTGGTTATCAGCGGATTGGAAGAAGCCGTTGCCGAGTACAAAGACCTGAATATTGAGTTCAGGGTGAAACCACTTCCACCAGAACAACTCCTGGAATGTGTACGGAATCTGGCAGGGCCTTCAGATCCTGCTTCCGAGCCTATTTTGAGCCACCCAGCCCCGGCTGTGGCTTAA
- a CDS encoding carboxypeptidase-like regulatory domain-containing protein — protein MTCSIFSLRRLAAAAMVVALSGFAFADSISGTVVNKTNNKPAAGDDVVLIRLAQGMQESTRTKTDSKGEFTLEVPDAGVHLIRVTHDKANYFRPAPPGTQSVDIEVFDAAAKVSGVSSEADVMRIQTDESGKLLRVTENFWIKNDSHPPKTQFGDRPFEFYLPAGAVIEGSAALGPGGMPVQASPMPLGDANHYTFIFPIRPGETRFQITYHLPYNGSQKLGPRPTMATDTVAIMMPKSMKFESGASANYTPVTEETTAQTYVARNVSPTQSLEFTVSGTGQLPRDTAAATAGQGGQPGAPDASQAGNAAADTRPGGGLGNPLDPNGTNDPWAKYKWWILGGLGLAMAAGAGIMLKNSPQSATAPFSVQTAAAATPSGPGALLVSLKEELFSLETDRLEGRLNEAEYAEQKAALESVLKRALSRRESGSQTSKS, from the coding sequence GTGACCTGCTCAATTTTCAGCCTTCGACGCCTGGCGGCTGCCGCCATGGTTGTAGCTCTCTCAGGATTTGCTTTCGCCGACTCCATCAGCGGCACGGTCGTCAATAAAACCAATAACAAACCGGCTGCCGGTGACGATGTCGTGTTGATTCGTCTCGCGCAAGGCATGCAGGAATCGACACGCACCAAGACGGATTCCAAAGGCGAGTTCACACTTGAAGTACCTGACGCCGGCGTACATCTGATCCGGGTTACGCACGATAAGGCTAATTATTTCCGTCCTGCACCTCCAGGAACGCAATCGGTCGATATCGAGGTATTCGATGCCGCTGCTAAGGTATCTGGTGTCAGCAGCGAGGCTGATGTTATGCGCATCCAGACCGACGAGAGCGGCAAGCTGTTGCGCGTCACAGAAAACTTTTGGATCAAGAACGACTCTCACCCGCCCAAAACACAGTTCGGCGATCGCCCTTTTGAGTTCTACCTTCCTGCCGGCGCTGTGATCGAAGGCTCAGCGGCTCTCGGGCCAGGTGGAATGCCCGTACAAGCTTCACCAATGCCCTTGGGCGATGCGAACCATTACACATTTATCTTCCCGATTCGTCCGGGAGAAACACGCTTTCAGATCACCTATCACCTTCCTTACAACGGCAGTCAAAAGCTCGGCCCCAGGCCAACCATGGCAACGGATACTGTTGCCATCATGATGCCAAAAAGCATGAAGTTCGAGTCGGGCGCATCGGCGAACTACACACCTGTTACAGAAGAAACGACAGCGCAAACCTATGTAGCGCGAAACGTCTCTCCCACTCAGTCCCTGGAGTTCACTGTTTCCGGAACCGGCCAGTTGCCACGCGACACTGCCGCAGCAACTGCTGGACAAGGTGGTCAGCCGGGAGCACCCGATGCTTCTCAAGCAGGAAACGCAGCTGCAGATACAAGACCTGGTGGCGGTTTAGGCAATCCTCTTGACCCTAACGGCACAAACGATCCTTGGGCAAAGTACAAGTGGTGGATTCTTGGCGGACTCGGACTGGCAATGGCTGCTGGTGCCGGAATCATGCTCAAGAACAGCCCCCAGAGTGCCACGGCTCCCTTCAGCGTTCAGACCGCCGCGGCCGCTACGCCTTCCGGCCCAGGCGCCTTGCTCGTTTCTTTGAAGGAAGAGCTGTTTTCCCTCGAAACCGACCGTCTGGAAGGCCGGCTGAACGAAGCAGAGTATGCTGAACAGAAGGCGGCGCTTGAGTCTGTATTAAAGCGAGCGCTGTCACGTAGAGAATCGGGCTCCCAAACGTCTAAATCGTAA
- a CDS encoding efflux RND transporter periplasmic adaptor subunit, whose translation MSLKKIVLIAVAVLVFAGVIIGSILHSQSSVTKVATGHAVRQDLVSVVNGTGQIKPKTYVNVGATAFGRITHLYVKEGDRVRKGQLVATVESEQPASAVQAQNATIAASRTDVQSYIAAERTAEANVVQAKADLVQKRFDYERAKALYDDQLIAKQDYDAKKAAYDVSSATLQQREAAVAQAKAQTASAHGHVAQAVATLRGNTYSLGLTQSRAPFDALVTNVPVREGETVVVGIQNAEGSTLMTLADMSVITAEVKVDETDIVNVRLDQPVDVTVDALPGRIFKGHVTEVGDQALLRTTGLATSQSTTGTEEAKDFKVVVTLDEASGDLKPGLSATAKITTAHKSDALTIPIQALVQRNPATEKALEQNNGKTPGASGVAASTTPAAGKGQTVQGVYVLRNERKKLRAIFVPVTTGITGATDIEVLNGLKQGDEIVTGRYKTLRSLKSGTLIKRDNTPETATTAN comes from the coding sequence ATGAGCCTCAAAAAGATTGTTCTGATTGCAGTCGCCGTCCTGGTCTTCGCAGGCGTTATCATTGGCAGCATTCTTCATAGCCAGAGTTCTGTCACGAAGGTTGCTACCGGGCATGCCGTTCGTCAGGACCTCGTCTCCGTCGTCAACGGTACGGGTCAGATCAAACCCAAAACCTACGTCAACGTGGGAGCCACCGCCTTCGGTCGAATCACGCACCTTTACGTTAAAGAAGGGGATCGTGTAAGAAAAGGCCAACTCGTTGCCACGGTTGAAAGCGAGCAGCCCGCCTCCGCAGTTCAGGCGCAGAACGCTACCATCGCTGCTTCCAGAACCGACGTCCAATCCTATATCGCTGCTGAGCGCACCGCCGAAGCCAATGTCGTTCAGGCCAAGGCCGACCTTGTTCAGAAGCGTTTCGATTACGAACGAGCCAAAGCCCTCTACGACGATCAGCTGATCGCAAAACAGGACTATGACGCCAAGAAAGCCGCCTACGACGTCTCTTCCGCCACCTTGCAACAGCGCGAAGCCGCTGTCGCTCAGGCCAAAGCTCAAACAGCCTCGGCCCATGGACATGTCGCCCAAGCCGTTGCTACCCTTCGTGGCAATACGTACTCTCTCGGGCTCACCCAGAGCCGCGCCCCTTTCGATGCACTAGTCACCAACGTTCCTGTTCGAGAGGGCGAGACGGTCGTCGTTGGTATCCAGAACGCTGAGGGGTCCACCTTGATGACACTCGCCGACATGTCGGTGATCACCGCCGAGGTCAAAGTGGACGAAACCGATATCGTCAACGTCAGGCTCGACCAACCCGTTGACGTAACAGTTGATGCCCTGCCCGGCCGAATCTTCAAGGGACACGTGACCGAGGTCGGCGATCAGGCTCTCCTTCGCACAACGGGTCTGGCGACCTCGCAATCCACCACCGGCACCGAAGAGGCCAAGGACTTCAAGGTCGTAGTGACCTTGGATGAAGCATCCGGAGACCTCAAGCCCGGTCTCTCCGCAACAGCGAAGATCACCACCGCACATAAGTCCGACGCCTTAACCATTCCGATCCAGGCGCTCGTCCAACGCAATCCGGCGACGGAAAAGGCCTTGGAACAGAACAATGGAAAGACTCCGGGGGCCAGCGGCGTTGCGGCCAGCACCACTCCGGCTGCTGGAAAGGGCCAGACGGTTCAGGGAGTTTATGTATTGCGGAATGAACGCAAAAAGCTCCGAGCGATCTTCGTTCCCGTTACTACAGGGATTACCGGGGCAACGGATATCGAGGTCCTTAACGGCTTGAAACAGGGAGACGAAATCGTAACCGGTCGCTATAAGACTCTTCGCTCGCTGAAGAGCGGAACGCTCATCAAACGGGACAACACTCCTGAGACGGCCACAACAGCGAATTAG
- a CDS encoding ABC transporter ATP-binding protein, with amino-acid sequence MAIETAVETAVSNADGPRPGDVIVTDNLWKTYEMGDQEVHALRGVNLRIRHNEYVAIMGPSGSGKSTLMNLIGCLDSPSQGKYWLNGHDVSELNDDELARIRNKEIGFVFQTFNLLARATALHNVELPLIYNGTPAAERETRAKTALENVGLGTRMLHKPNELSGGQRQRVAIARALVNNPSIILADEPTGNLDSKTGDEIMALFDELHSKGNTIVLVTHEPDIAEFAHRVVTIRDGVIASDQASGRLRNS; translated from the coding sequence ATGGCCATCGAAACCGCAGTCGAAACCGCTGTCAGCAACGCCGACGGGCCACGTCCCGGCGATGTCATCGTCACTGACAATCTCTGGAAGACCTATGAGATGGGCGATCAGGAGGTCCACGCCCTCCGCGGCGTAAATCTCCGCATCCGCCACAACGAATATGTCGCGATCATGGGACCGTCCGGCTCTGGAAAATCAACGCTGATGAACCTCATCGGCTGCCTCGATTCACCCTCGCAAGGGAAGTATTGGCTCAACGGACACGATGTCTCCGAGCTCAACGATGACGAGCTTGCCCGTATCCGAAATAAGGAGATCGGCTTCGTCTTTCAGACCTTCAATCTGCTCGCCCGTGCGACTGCACTCCATAACGTCGAGCTTCCCCTCATCTACAACGGGACTCCGGCCGCCGAACGAGAAACCCGCGCCAAGACCGCACTTGAGAATGTCGGCCTCGGCACTCGTATGTTGCACAAGCCAAACGAACTCTCCGGTGGTCAGCGTCAGCGTGTCGCCATCGCGCGCGCCCTCGTCAACAATCCCTCCATCATCCTCGCCGACGAGCCCACCGGAAACCTGGACTCCAAAACCGGCGATGAGATTATGGCTCTGTTCGATGAGCTGCACTCCAAGGGCAACACCATCGTCCTCGTCACCCACGAACCCGACATCGCCGAATTCGCGCATCGCGTCGTTACTATCCGCGACGGCGTCATTGCCAGCGACCAGGCTTCAGGGCGCCTTCGTAACAGTTAG
- a CDS encoding heme lyase CcmF/NrfE family subunit: MPTHPMPEFGSFALLLALALSAYTLVMGAVALWQSRSEAGITAGGTGAGRLGETARRAGLASFVALNCAAFALVWAAFTNDYSVSYILHHTNRDLNAAYKFAALWSGQEGSLLLWAWLLSAYGFVLRLRHKVDVRLSAFASTILAGIQTFFLLLLNFAAPPFAIQPGPAATDGFGLNPLLQYPEMIIHPPMLYLGYVGLSVPFAFALGALMMRYPGEKWIHITRRWTMVAWLFLTCGIFLGAHWAYSVLGWGGYWGWDPVENASLMPWLTGTAFLHSVMMQEKRGMMKTWNVWLIFSTFLLTILGTLLTRSGIVSSVHAFAQSSIGGWFYGFMLVVFAVCLFTFFKQKDHLKSENRLESLVSRESSFLFNNLILLTACFTVLWGTLFPVLSEYVQGSKVTVGAPFYNRVNLPIGIFLLFLTGIGPLLAWRSTSLRSIRRNFILPSIAMAVTFVVVIACGVRPWSAGDDMQAEIFSLITFTLAAGVITAIAAEFLRGAGVVRTQTGKNLAASTVLLVRRNTRRYGGYIVHFGIVMMFIGIAGGAFNQSREQEMGFGDSMTMGRYKLVCQSFTQDSNPNYDTEYALLDVFKGSRKITQLAPERRFYNASQTTSTMVALHSNLAEDLYVIYEGKNPDTDKPIIKVFINPLMNWIWIGVVIVVLGTFLALVPSITRAAAPAKVIAPSVAEAEVNHA, translated from the coding sequence ATGCCAACCCATCCCATGCCTGAGTTCGGGAGCTTTGCTCTGCTCCTTGCCCTGGCCCTGAGTGCATACACACTGGTCATGGGTGCCGTCGCGCTCTGGCAGTCCCGATCAGAGGCTGGCATTACCGCCGGTGGTACCGGTGCCGGACGTCTTGGAGAAACTGCGCGCCGCGCCGGATTGGCCAGTTTTGTTGCGCTAAATTGTGCTGCTTTTGCATTGGTGTGGGCGGCCTTCACAAACGACTATTCCGTTTCGTACATTCTGCATCACACAAATCGCGACTTGAATGCGGCATACAAATTTGCCGCTTTATGGAGCGGGCAGGAAGGATCTCTTCTACTGTGGGCTTGGCTGTTGAGCGCATATGGATTTGTTCTCCGCTTGCGTCACAAGGTGGATGTCCGGCTTTCAGCATTCGCCTCCACCATCCTCGCTGGAATTCAAACCTTCTTTCTGCTGCTCTTGAACTTCGCTGCTCCTCCGTTTGCAATTCAACCGGGTCCGGCGGCTACAGACGGCTTTGGCCTGAACCCTCTGTTGCAATACCCGGAGATGATCATTCATCCCCCGATGCTCTATCTCGGGTACGTCGGTCTCTCAGTTCCCTTTGCCTTTGCACTGGGCGCACTGATGATGCGATATCCAGGCGAGAAGTGGATCCACATTACGCGCCGCTGGACGATGGTGGCCTGGTTATTCCTTACCTGCGGAATTTTTCTCGGCGCACACTGGGCCTATAGCGTACTCGGCTGGGGTGGCTACTGGGGATGGGATCCAGTAGAGAATGCCAGCCTGATGCCCTGGCTCACAGGAACCGCATTTCTGCACTCGGTCATGATGCAGGAGAAGCGCGGGATGATGAAGACCTGGAATGTCTGGCTGATCTTCTCGACGTTCCTGTTGACCATCCTAGGAACCTTGCTGACACGTTCGGGAATCGTAAGCAGTGTACATGCCTTCGCGCAATCCTCTATCGGAGGATGGTTCTATGGCTTCATGCTCGTCGTCTTCGCCGTTTGCCTGTTCACTTTCTTCAAGCAGAAAGATCATCTCAAAAGCGAAAACCGCTTGGAGTCACTGGTCAGCCGCGAATCAAGCTTCCTGTTCAATAATCTGATCCTGCTGACAGCCTGCTTTACCGTACTTTGGGGAACTCTCTTCCCTGTTCTGAGCGAGTATGTGCAAGGTTCGAAGGTCACAGTAGGCGCTCCTTTCTATAACCGCGTAAACCTGCCGATTGGAATCTTCCTACTCTTTTTGACCGGCATCGGCCCCTTGCTGGCCTGGCGCTCGACCTCACTGCGCTCAATCCGAAGAAACTTTATCCTTCCTTCCATCGCAATGGCAGTAACCTTTGTCGTTGTTATCGCCTGCGGCGTTCGTCCGTGGAGCGCTGGCGACGACATGCAGGCAGAAATTTTCTCTTTGATCACCTTTACCCTTGCCGCGGGCGTGATCACAGCTATTGCGGCAGAATTCCTACGCGGGGCCGGTGTGGTCCGCACTCAGACCGGAAAGAATCTTGCGGCTTCGACCGTCCTGCTGGTCCGGCGCAATACCCGCCGTTACGGCGGCTATATCGTCCACTTCGGCATCGTCATGATGTTCATCGGAATTGCCGGCGGCGCCTTTAACCAGTCGCGCGAGCAGGAGATGGGCTTCGGCGACAGCATGACCATGGGCCGCTACAAGCTGGTCTGTCAGAGCTTCACCCAAGACTCGAATCCGAACTACGATACCGAGTATGCTCTCTTGGATGTTTTCAAGGGATCGAGGAAGATTACACAGTTAGCCCCGGAGCGTCGCTTCTATAACGCCAGCCAGACGACCTCTACGATGGTGGCGCTGCATTCCAACCTGGCAGAAGACCTGTATGTCATCTACGAAGGTAAGAATCCCGATACCGATAAACCAATCATCAAGGTTTTCATCAATCCTTTGATGAACTGGATCTGGATCGGTGTGGTGATCGTCGTTCTCGGAACTTTCCTTGCACTGGTTCCCAGCATCACGCGGGCTGCTGCTCCAGCCAAAGTAATCGCCCCTTCTGTAGCAGAAGCTGAGGTGAATCATGCTTAA
- a CDS encoding GWxTD domain-containing protein has protein sequence MTSSRHVVCGTAFLSLVLCGAWILPAQAQSSQGDVKQGAPVEEKPDPLKRQPSDKERFAQQKALRQELKGVYKKWLDEDVRWIITDQEMQAFKHLSNDEERDQFIEQFWLRRNPNPDSPDNEYRDEHYRRIAYANEHFAAGKPGWKTDRGHIYIAYGKPDSIDSHPSGGNYERPMDEGGGNTSTYPFEVWHYRYLQGIGDNIDIEFVDTCMCGDYHMTIDRSEKDALKYVPGAGATLYEQMGMAEKKDRFTGGGLEQLGTGPMSTMNQSKQFDRLNQYAKLMAAPEIKFKDLEAYMVSSKILTGPPFLFDVRTDYVKVTNDTVLVPITLQIRNKDITFQNKDGVATGTVNILGRVSNLNHRVIQPFEDTVQVQVPSELLGRTQNNASVYWKSIPLRPGLYKIDIVIKDVNNPDHIGRWQRSINVPKYDDDRLAASSLILADQMERVPSKDIGAGNFVIGNTRIRPRVSSGGTQPVTFHRDQSLNFWMQVYNLGIDEKSKKNDATIEYQVTNLGNNQTILETQESTTKTNPNADQVTLERSMPLTSLEPGKYQITIKVNDGISKQQIAESAPFVVD, from the coding sequence ATGACCAGCTCGCGGCATGTAGTTTGTGGTACGGCTTTCCTTTCCTTGGTGTTGTGTGGGGCGTGGATACTGCCGGCCCAGGCGCAAAGTTCGCAGGGTGATGTGAAACAGGGAGCTCCAGTAGAGGAGAAGCCCGATCCGCTGAAGCGGCAGCCAAGCGATAAGGAGCGTTTCGCTCAGCAGAAGGCGCTGCGTCAGGAGTTGAAAGGCGTCTATAAGAAGTGGCTGGATGAGGACGTTCGGTGGATCATCACCGATCAGGAGATGCAGGCGTTCAAACATCTCTCGAATGATGAGGAACGCGACCAGTTTATTGAGCAGTTCTGGCTACGCCGCAATCCAAATCCTGACTCCCCGGACAATGAATACCGCGACGAGCATTACCGACGCATTGCGTATGCTAACGAGCACTTTGCGGCTGGCAAGCCGGGATGGAAGACGGACCGCGGTCATATTTACATTGCTTACGGCAAGCCGGATTCAATTGATTCGCACCCAAGCGGCGGCAATTACGAGCGCCCCATGGATGAGGGGGGTGGTAATACCTCAACCTATCCATTCGAGGTCTGGCACTATCGGTATCTTCAAGGCATTGGTGACAACATCGACATTGAGTTTGTCGACACCTGCATGTGCGGCGACTACCACATGACCATCGACCGTTCTGAGAAGGACGCGTTGAAGTACGTTCCCGGAGCCGGTGCAACGCTCTACGAGCAGATGGGAATGGCGGAAAAGAAGGACCGATTTACCGGCGGCGGCCTGGAGCAGTTGGGAACTGGGCCGATGTCGACGATGAACCAGTCGAAGCAGTTCGATCGTCTGAACCAGTATGCCAAGCTGATGGCGGCTCCGGAGATCAAGTTCAAGGACCTGGAAGCCTATATGGTGAGCTCGAAGATTCTCACCGGGCCTCCTTTCCTGTTTGATGTCCGCACCGACTACGTCAAGGTGACCAACGATACGGTTCTGGTCCCGATTACACTGCAGATTCGTAACAAAGACATCACCTTCCAAAATAAGGACGGAGTCGCGACGGGAACGGTCAATATTCTGGGACGCGTTTCTAACTTGAATCATCGTGTAATTCAACCCTTTGAAGATACGGTGCAGGTACAGGTTCCCAGCGAGCTTTTGGGACGGACCCAGAACAACGCTTCGGTGTATTGGAAGTCGATTCCGCTGCGTCCAGGCTTGTACAAGATCGATATAGTGATCAAGGACGTCAATAACCCTGATCACATCGGACGGTGGCAGCGCAGCATTAATGTTCCGAAGTACGATGACGACCGCTTAGCCGCATCCTCGTTGATCTTGGCTGATCAGATGGAACGGGTACCTTCGAAGGACATTGGTGCCGGTAACTTCGTCATTGGGAACACTCGGATTCGCCCGCGCGTTTCGTCGGGAGGGACGCAGCCTGTGACGTTCCACCGCGATCAGAGCTTGAACTTCTGGATGCAGGTGTATAACCTCGGAATCGACGAAAAGAGCAAGAAGAACGACGCGACGATTGAGTACCAGGTGACGAATCTGGGTAACAACCAGACAATCCTTGAAACTCAGGAGTCGACGACCAAGACGAATCCGAATGCAGATCAGGTCACTCTGGAGCGGTCGATGCCATTGACCAGCTTGGAGCCTGGAAAGTATCAGATCACCATCAAAGTCAATGATGGGATCTCCAAACAGCAGATCGCAGAGTCTGCGCCGTTTGTAGTAGATTGA
- a CDS encoding cytochrome c-type biogenesis protein, translating to MLKRWWQGATVCLLALVMLGAADASSRFGRLGHEMVCVCSCGQILLECNHVGCPDSDRMIGELRQQISSGNSNTAILNWFSAKYGPTVLAAPIRGGFDNAAWIAPMAVFLLATVGTGVLVVLWKKRTAARPVAAGFPNDFTAGDDDLRERIRRETEY from the coding sequence ATGCTTAAACGTTGGTGGCAGGGCGCTACCGTCTGCCTGCTGGCTCTTGTCATGCTTGGCGCAGCAGATGCCAGTTCGCGGTTCGGAAGGCTGGGCCATGAGATGGTCTGCGTTTGCAGTTGTGGACAAATCCTGTTGGAGTGCAACCACGTCGGCTGCCCTGATTCGGACCGCATGATCGGCGAGCTTCGCCAGCAAATCAGCTCAGGAAACTCCAATACTGCAATCCTCAACTGGTTCTCTGCTAAATATGGCCCCACCGTATTGGCAGCTCCGATTCGCGGTGGCTTCGACAATGCAGCGTGGATTGCGCCGATGGCTGTATTTCTTCTCGCTACCGTGGGAACCGGCGTGTTGGTCGTACTTTGGAAAAAGCGGACCGCTGCTCGTCCTGTCGCTGCCGGATTTCCCAACGACTTTACAGCTGGCGATGATGATCTGCGTGAGCGCATCCGCAGAGAGACGGAGTACTGA
- a CDS encoding sodium:solute symporter family protein, whose product MTLSIIDWLIMLVYFTFVLGIGFALKRYMRTSNDFFLAGRSIPAWVCGLAFISANLGAQEVIGMGASGAKYGINTSHFYWIGAIPAMIFVGIFMMPFYYGSKARSVPEYLRLRFDEKTRAVNAFSFAIMTVLSSGISMYAMALLIQTLGLFHGIIPDQYIFHVSIFLSAIIVLVYIFLGGLTSAIYNEVLQFFLIVAGFAPLVWIGLRNVGGWQGIKHTLPAAMTHSWRGMAHANTNTLGVEWVGLAMGLGFVLSFGYWCTDFLVIQRAMAADSEVSARRVPLIAAIPKMFFPFLVILPGLIAVSVTSKVVTPEQATLSGTHTAGIHASATTIPNVETEHSQPHGIVPQKTNPINGQPVMDSNGQPVYNYDLAIPVLLLHYFPTGILGLGLTALLASFMSGMAGNVTAFNTVWTYDIYQAYINKKATDAHYLWMGRMATIGGILLSIVAAYAATNFNNIMDALQLVFSFVNAPLFATFLLGMFWKRTTGHGAFTGLISGTAAALLHHGLTIPSDATPGIHGGWISVLHHYPSDMAQNFWTAIFAFSVNLVVTVVVSLMTRPREEQELVGLVYSLTPKPVEHHLEWYQKPSTLAYLVLGMLIILNLVFA is encoded by the coding sequence GTGACTCTTTCCATCATCGACTGGCTCATCATGCTGGTCTATTTCACCTTCGTTCTGGGGATTGGCTTCGCTCTGAAGCGATATATGCGAACTTCGAACGATTTTTTCCTGGCGGGACGTTCGATCCCGGCCTGGGTCTGCGGTTTGGCTTTTATCTCCGCGAACCTTGGGGCTCAGGAAGTCATTGGGATGGGAGCTTCCGGAGCGAAGTATGGCATCAATACCAGCCACTTTTACTGGATCGGCGCCATCCCAGCCATGATCTTTGTCGGCATCTTTATGATGCCTTTTTATTATGGCTCGAAGGCTCGCTCTGTTCCTGAATACCTTCGTCTCCGGTTCGACGAAAAAACACGTGCGGTGAACGCCTTCTCTTTCGCCATCATGACGGTGCTCTCTTCCGGCATCTCGATGTATGCGATGGCCTTGCTGATCCAGACCCTGGGACTCTTTCACGGGATTATTCCAGATCAGTATATTTTCCATGTCTCAATCTTCCTTTCAGCAATCATCGTTCTCGTCTACATCTTTCTCGGCGGTCTTACGAGTGCCATCTACAACGAGGTCCTCCAGTTCTTTTTAATTGTTGCCGGGTTCGCCCCTCTGGTCTGGATTGGCTTGCGAAACGTAGGGGGCTGGCAGGGGATCAAGCACACATTGCCAGCGGCGATGACCCACTCCTGGCGAGGGATGGCCCACGCGAATACGAATACCCTTGGGGTCGAATGGGTTGGCCTTGCGATGGGATTGGGATTTGTCCTCTCTTTTGGGTACTGGTGCACGGACTTCCTGGTTATTCAGCGTGCAATGGCAGCTGATTCCGAAGTTTCGGCGCGTCGTGTTCCCTTGATCGCTGCAATCCCAAAGATGTTTTTCCCGTTCCTTGTGATTTTGCCTGGACTGATCGCAGTTAGTGTCACCTCAAAGGTTGTTACTCCGGAGCAGGCAACTCTTTCCGGAACTCATACTGCTGGCATCCATGCTTCGGCAACCACAATTCCCAATGTTGAGACAGAGCACTCGCAACCTCATGGCATCGTCCCTCAAAAGACGAATCCCATCAATGGTCAGCCGGTGATGGATAGCAATGGGCAGCCTGTTTACAACTACGATCTAGCCATTCCTGTTTTGTTGCTGCATTACTTTCCAACAGGAATTCTGGGGCTTGGTCTTACAGCTCTTCTTGCGAGTTTCATGTCTGGAATGGCTGGCAACGTGACGGCGTTTAACACAGTGTGGACCTATGACATCTATCAGGCCTACATCAACAAGAAAGCTACCGATGCGCACTATCTCTGGATGGGGCGTATGGCAACCATTGGGGGGATCCTTCTTTCCATTGTTGCCGCCTACGCCGCAACCAACTTCAACAACATCATGGATGCACTGCAGCTAGTCTTTTCGTTCGTGAATGCACCTCTATTCGCTACATTTCTGCTCGGGATGTTCTGGAAGCGTACAACCGGTCACGGCGCTTTTACGGGCTTGATTTCGGGGACGGCTGCTGCTCTTCTGCATCATGGACTTACAATTCCGTCCGATGCGACTCCGGGAATCCACGGTGGCTGGATCTCCGTTCTTCACCACTATCCAAGCGATATGGCCCAGAATTTCTGGACTGCGATCTTCGCATTTTCGGTCAATCTTGTTGTTACCGTCGTAGTGAGTCTGATGACGCGGCCTCGAGAAGAGCAAGAATTGGTTGGTCTGGTCTACTCATTGACACCTAAGCCAGTTGAACATCACCTGGAGTGGTATCAGAAGCCGTCAACCCTGGCCTATTTGGTTTTGGGGATGCTCATTATTCTCAACCTGGTCTTTGCCTAA